One genomic window of Providencia hangzhouensis includes the following:
- a CDS encoding aminoglycoside 6-adenylyltransferase — MESPALLINKIISVSLLDPRIEAVVLTGSRGREQHIDSYSDIDIELIGHGVTELFQQTHWINNFGTPLAALHLLNEENDAPDWPTCLVIYEEGRKVDFTFAEPERLEKMKCEGLDATFSRGFTVLLDKTGIANGLPENANSTSLQPKPVSASEFAEIITDFWHEAHQVAIALTRNELWVAWSRSADMKQYFLTLVENLVSLQGKHVWYKGRQYHEWMPKPYIEALEVIFNCGTAHSASLSLQCLMRCFNEVATELASLQGFNDMQLMAEKMQELLIGILQDNALLPETL, encoded by the coding sequence ATGGAATCACCTGCATTATTAATAAATAAAATTATTTCAGTTTCATTGCTCGATCCAAGAATTGAAGCCGTGGTATTAACCGGCTCTCGAGGGCGAGAACAACATATCGATAGTTATTCTGATATTGATATCGAATTGATTGGCCACGGGGTGACAGAGCTATTCCAACAAACACATTGGATTAATAACTTTGGTACCCCCTTGGCTGCTCTTCATTTACTTAACGAAGAAAATGATGCGCCAGACTGGCCTACTTGCTTGGTGATCTATGAAGAAGGCCGCAAAGTTGATTTCACTTTTGCAGAACCTGAGCGTCTCGAAAAAATGAAGTGTGAAGGTTTAGATGCGACATTTTCACGGGGCTTTACTGTTTTATTGGATAAAACAGGGATCGCTAATGGACTACCTGAAAATGCCAACTCAACATCTTTACAGCCAAAGCCTGTTAGTGCCTCTGAATTTGCCGAGATAATCACCGATTTTTGGCATGAGGCTCATCAAGTCGCCATCGCACTCACACGAAATGAGTTATGGGTGGCATGGTCGCGAAGTGCAGATATGAAGCAGTATTTTCTCACACTAGTTGAAAACCTAGTTTCTCTGCAAGGTAAGCATGTTTGGTATAAAGGCCGTCAATATCACGAATGGATGCCTAAACCCTATATCGAGGCATTGGAGGTTATTTTTAATTGTGGAACGGCTCACAGCGCTTCATTGTCTCTTCAGTGTTTGATGCGCTGCTTTAATGAAGTAGCTACCGAGCTCGCTAGCCTTCAAGGCTTCAATGATATGCAGCTTATGGCAGAAAAAATGCAAGAACTGCTTATTGGCATTTTGCAGGATAACGCCCTACTCCCTGAAACACTGTAA
- the cpoB gene encoding cell division protein CpoB, whose translation MNSNFRHLLVGLSLLVGVAAPWVAIAQAPINNVGSGSTADRLTQLETAVSSQGQILYQIQQQLADNQRDIDMLRGQIQESEYKLNQVIERQKDLYMQLDNAGGGNSATSGDTATPDTSASNGSSSSATPTAAANTSGNEKDDYNAAVKLAMESKSKAQIDQAIGALQGFIKAYPKSGYQSNANYWLGQLNYNKGSKDDAAFYFATVVKQYPKSQKSSEALYKVGLIMQDKGQKDKAKAVYQQVLKQYPNSAGSKLAEKKLSTL comes from the coding sequence ATGAACAGTAACTTCAGACACTTACTAGTCGGTCTGTCGTTATTGGTTGGCGTAGCGGCCCCTTGGGTCGCTATTGCCCAAGCGCCAATCAACAATGTCGGATCTGGTTCAACAGCAGACCGCCTTACCCAACTTGAGACAGCAGTTAGCTCTCAAGGTCAAATTCTGTATCAAATTCAACAGCAACTCGCTGACAATCAACGCGACATCGACATGTTACGTGGTCAGATTCAAGAAAGTGAATACAAATTGAATCAAGTCATTGAGCGTCAGAAAGATTTATACATGCAATTAGACAATGCGGGCGGTGGTAATTCAGCAACCTCAGGCGATACAGCAACACCTGACACTAGCGCATCAAATGGATCATCTTCCTCAGCGACACCTACGGCAGCGGCCAATACAAGTGGAAATGAGAAAGATGATTACAATGCTGCAGTCAAATTAGCGATGGAAAGCAAATCCAAAGCTCAAATTGACCAAGCAATAGGTGCATTACAAGGTTTTATTAAAGCCTACCCTAAGTCTGGGTATCAATCTAACGCCAACTATTGGCTGGGGCAGTTAAACTACAATAAAGGTAGCAAAGACGATGCTGCTTTTTATTTCGCCACTGTAGTTAAGCAGTACCCTAAATCCCAAAAAAGCAGCGAAGCCTTATATAAAGTTGGGCTGATCATGCAAGATAAGGGACAAAAAGATAAAGCGAAAGCTGTTTACCAACAGGTATTGAAACAATATCCAAACAGTGCTGGTTCAAAATTAGCCGAAAAAAAGCTGAGTACACTTTAA
- the pal gene encoding peptidoglycan-associated lipoprotein Pal, producing MQLNKVLKGLMIALPIMAVAACSSNKNNDQDGVDTSTNQTNTGLSAEELARQQMEQLQQNNTVYFGFDKYNVSPEYAEMLDAHAAFLRSNPSVRVVVEGHADERGTPEYNIALGERRANAVKMYLQSKGVSGDQVSLVSYGKEKPAVLGHTEADYAKNRRAVIAY from the coding sequence ATGCAACTGAATAAAGTGCTTAAAGGGCTGATGATCGCGTTACCAATCATGGCAGTCGCAGCTTGTAGCTCTAACAAAAACAATGACCAAGATGGCGTAGATACTTCTACTAACCAAACTAATACTGGTCTGTCTGCGGAAGAGCTGGCACGTCAGCAAATGGAACAGCTGCAACAAAACAACACTGTTTACTTTGGCTTTGACAAATACAACGTATCTCCAGAATACGCTGAAATGTTAGATGCACACGCAGCATTCCTGCGTAGCAACCCATCTGTACGTGTTGTTGTTGAAGGTCATGCGGATGAGCGTGGTACTCCAGAATATAACATCGCGCTGGGCGAGCGTCGTGCTAATGCAGTTAAAATGTACCTGCAAAGCAAAGGTGTTTCTGGTGACCAAGTTTCACTGGTTTCTTACGGTAAAGAAAAACCAGCTGTGTTAGGTCACACTGAAGCAGACTACGCGAAAAACCGTCGTGCAGTCATTGCATACTAA